The sequence TAATTTGGTCCCCGTTCTGTTTTACGTTAGAAAGAAGGATTGTATTTTCAGCATTCAATTTTAGAAACTTTGAGAGATAACCATTCATTTTTGCTTCACTTGAACCCACAAAATGAACATCGCCATTTACCACTGCTTGAGGCGTATAAACATTTGAACCGCCAAATTTTCCACTGTAACTGTACTGCATATCTGAAAAATCCTTTTTGCTGAAAACGTCTTTCCAACCCAAACGGTTCCAATAATCAACGTGATAGGAAAGCACAAAAACGTTTTTACCTTCATATTCCTTCTCTACTTTTTCCAGAAGCACATCGGCGCTGGGACAACTGCTGCAACCTTGTGAAGTGAAAAGCTGAACAATGGCAAAAGGTTTATTTCCTGAAATTTTCGTGTTTTTTTCTACCGTTCCCAAGGATTTATCGGATTCATTATTGAAAAAACACATTCCAAAAAGAAGAGGAAAAATGAGCAGTTGTGCTAGACTTTTCATATAAATGATTTGGCAAGTTTGTCTGCTAGTTTTCTAAAAACTTACAAATCTATATTTTTCGAAAATTGTTTATCATATTTATTCTTTCTGAATTTGTACTTTTGAAAATCTATGCGGAAAACACTTTTTACTATCCTATGTTTTGCTTTCATCGGTAGCATTTCAGCCCAAGAAATCGCCCTATTGCAATATGGCGGCGGTGGCGATTGGTATGCAAATCCTACTTCGCTACCCAATTTGACGAAATTCTGTAATGAACATATAAACACCGCAATAAAAGCCAAACCAGCAACAGTAACACCTGGAAGCGTGGATATTTTCGATTATCCCTTTGTATATATGACGGGCCACGGAAACGTTTTCTTTTCTTCCGAAGAAGCTGAAAACCTTAGAAATTACTTGATGAGCGGCGGTTTTCTTCATATAGACGACAACTACGGAATGGACGAATATATCCGGAAAGAAATCGTAAAAATATTTCCGAATAAAGAATTGAAAGAGCTTCCAGCCAATTATCCAATGTTTAGTTATTTCTACAAATTTCCACAGGGAATGCCCAAAATTCACGAACACGATGGCGGACCGCCACTGTCGTTTGGAATATTTGTGGATGACAGATTGGTTCTGCTCTACACTTTTGAAACAGATTTAGGCGATGGTTGGGAAAACCCAGAAGTTCATAACGATCCGCAGGAAGTTAGGCTTAAAGCTTTGCAAATGGGTGCAAATATTGTTAAGTACGTTTTTGAAAATTAAGTTATGAGATTGAGTTATTACTGTAAATCCTGCAATAAAAAGAACTATCTAAAAACGAAGGCTACCAATAGATTTAAACTTCAAACGGAGGTTGGTGATGAAATTAACAACCGTTGCTCACACTGTGGAACGCTTGAGAAAAAACACATCAATCGTTTATTTGCTCAACCCTCTATATTTATAGGCTTATTTTCACTCGCATTAGGTATGTTGCTAACTGGCACAATCTTTATGTTCGGTTTTATTGCCATACTTTCTATTACAATTCCAATCTGGATTTATTTTGACTCCTTTAAAAAGGCTAGTAATTTTAACAAAGTGATGATTTCACGGAAATAAATTCCTTCTGTCAACTGTCATCCAACATCAAGCACAGTTAACAAAATTTTCATTTTTCGCAACTCGAAATATAGTATATTTACGTCGTGAAGATCACCGCAAAAGCAATAACCCTCGGTATTTTAAGAGCACTAGCAGTAATGCTGGGCATTTTCGTTTTAGTTTGGTTTTTGTATAAAATCCAGGCGCTCATACTCTACATAGGCTTAGCTCTTGTTCTTTCTTTAATTGGGCTTCCGGTTGTACTTTTTTTAAGAAGAAGATTTAAATTCGGGAATACACTGTCTTCAGTTGTAACGCTTCTCTTGATCATTTTCACTTTCAGTTTAGTTCTCAAAATCTTTGTACCCATTGTTATTGAACAAGGCAAACACATTTCCCAAATAGATTTTGAACAGGTAAAACGTGATTTGAACGAGCTAAACGTTCAAGCCAGCGATTATTTGGGTGTGGATCATTTTCAGTTGGTTGAAGCAATAAAACGCTCTTCTTACGTCCAAAATGCAAATGTGGAAATCATTCCAAGTTTTATTGATATTTTCTTCAGTAATATTGGAAGCACTGTTGTTGGAATCTTTTCGGTTTTATTTATTTCCTTCTTTCTTTTGAAAGACGAATACTTGTTAGCTCGTGCTGTTTTATCTTTTGCGAAAAATGAGAATGAACAAAAATTTAAACGCATATTGATTAAAATCAAGGAATTACTTTCTAGATATTTCATTGGTTTGTTGCTTCAAATTTTCATTCTGGCTCTTTTTTATTCAGTATTGCTACTTTATTTAGATGTCACAGATGCTGTAGCAGTTGCCTTAATTTGTGCTTTCCTGAATATCGTACCTTATCTTGGACCGCTAATCGGCTGGGGACTTATGTTGCTCGTAATTGTCTCCAATAACCTTGGTGCAGATTTTTCCTCAGGACTTTTACCACTATTGATAATTGCTTCTATAGGCTATGCAATTGCACAGCTATTTGATAATTTTATATCACAACCTGTTATTTTTGGACATAGTGTTCGCTCCCATCCTCTTGAAATTTTTCTATCCATTTTAGTTGGAGGCTATCTTTTTGGGATTCCAGGTATGATACTTGCTGTTCCTACTTATACTGCCTTAAAGGTAATTGCTCAAGAATTTCTTTCTGAATATAAGGTAGTGAAACGTCTTACAAAAAATTTGTAAAGTTGTTTAATAAAGCTCTCTTAAATTCGGAAGTACAAGGTTTTATCAGAAATTTTGAAGGTGAATTATCTAAACTTGCTTTCGCAGGAAGTCCTTTTGAAGAAATTTCGGTTCAAGAGTTAATGCAACAAATTGAAAGCCGAAAAAAGACTGAAAAGAAGTTGCCAACGTGGTTTAAAACACCAAATATTTTATATCCTCCAAAACTAAATCTAGAACAAACTTCTTCCGAAATAACCGCGAAATACAAGGCTTCGTTAGTAAAAGGTAAATCGTTTGCAGATATAACTGGTGGATTTGGGGTTGACAGTTTTTTCTTTGCTGAAAAATTTTCGAGCGTTCATCATTTCGAAACAAACGAAACGCTTTCAGAAATCGCAAAGCACAATTTTGAAGTCTTTAAAAGGCAAGTAACTTGTTCCTCAGAAGATGGCTTAAAAGCTGTTTTAAAGACAAATTGCGATGTGATTTACGCAGATCCTTCACGTCGCCACGACAGTAAAGGGAAAGTTTTCTTTTTAAAAGATTGTCAGCCCAATATACCCGAGAATATTTCTGAACTATTAAACCAATGCAATCAATTTCTTCTGAAAACTTCACCTATGCTGGATATTTCAATAGGGTTGAATGAGTTGAAACACGTTTCAGAGATTCACATTGTTGCGGTTGAAAATGAAGTGAAAGAACTACTGTGGTTGCTACAAAAAGATGCTTCGAATTCGCCAAAAATCAAGACAATCAATTTCACAAAAACTGAGAATGAGACCTTTGATTTCAATTTAAATGAAACCACTGCAGCAAATTACAGCTTGCCACAAAAATATTTATTTGAACCTAATGCCGCCATTTTAAAAAGTGGCGCTTTTGATTTAGTTTCAGAAAAATTAAAAGTGAATAAACTTCATAAAAACACACATTTATACACAAAGGACACTTTGATAGATTTCCCCGGAAGACGTTTTAGGATTGAAGAAACAGTTCCTTACACTAAATCTGAAACGCGTTCAGCCATCAAATTAAAAAAGGCAAATGTTGCCACCCGAAACTTTCCTGAATCCGTGGAAGCACTTCGCAAAAAATGGAAACTTTCTGATGGCGGGAATGTTTATTTATTTTTTGTGACCAATTTGGAGGATAAGAAGGTAATGTTGGTGTGTTCTAAGATTTAAAACGATTTTTTCTGAATTATTTTACATGGCATTTACTTGATTTTAATGACTTTAAAATTTATCTAAAAAAAAGACTATTTTTTGTTTGCGTTATTACAATTGAAAACTTACATTTGCAACCGCATTTTAGGGTGTTAAGTTCATACAAAAACTGGAGAGGTGCCGGAGTGGTAACGGAGCAGATTGCTAATCTGTCGACGGGTAACCGTCGCCAGGGTTCGAGTCCCTGTCTCTCCGCATTATAGAGTTTATAAAAACTCCAAAATTACAGTGAATAATATTTATTGCTGTTCACGGGGTGTAGCGTAGCCCGGTTATCGCGCCTGCTTTGGGAGCAGGAGGTCGCAGGTTCGAATCCTGCCACCCCGACAAAAAGCCGGACAATTTAAATTGTTCGGCTTTTTTATTTTTAATAGTCGTATAGCTATCGGGAGGATAGAGCACTACAATTAACAATTGAAAGGTTCTATGATAATTAAGAATAAAATTATAGCAATAATGGTCGCATAGCTCAGCTGGATAGAGCACCTGCCTTCTAAGCAGGCGGTCGAAGGTTCGAATCCTTCTGCGATCACAGATAATCCCCTACCAAGGGGATTTTTTGTTTTTAGTAATTCTATTGATTAATCTTAATTAATATGGTGCTATTAATTTCAATCATACAATTGTCTTTTTTCGCATTTTGAATTAGTTTTGAAACTATCTCTTTTGAAACCTTGAGTTCTTCCAAGCGTGTCTTATACTTTTCGGGGTTTCCTATATTGCGCACTTCAAGACTAAAAATCTGACGATTATTAAAGCGAATCTTATCTCCAATAATTGAAAATAATATTTCTGTAGCCTCGTCTGGGGTAAATTCTCCTTTTATTAAATCTACTATTGCCTCTTTATTCATCAATTTATTTTTTATTTCTTCTTACAAATATGAAGATGTTTTGTCATATATTTTTATTTATATTTACTATGCAATCAATAAAATTATTTTATGAATTATACACTGAATCAGCTCAATATATTTTTGAAAATAACAGAATTTAAAAGTATTACCAAAGCCGCTGAAGCCCTTTACTTAACTCAGCCTGCGGTATCTATTCAACTTAAAAATTTCCAGGATCAGTTTGAAATTCCTTTAACAGAAGTGATTGGAAGGCAACTTTATGTGACTAATTTTGGTGAAGAAATTGCAGAAGCTGCCAAACGTATTTTAGCAGAAGTGGAAACAATGAAGCACAAAGGCCCTGCTTTCAAAGGCCAACTTACTGGAAGATTGACAATTGCCGTTGTTTCTACGGGAAAATATGTGATGCCCTTTTTTCTCTCTTCATTTTTAAAGCAGCATAATGGAGTAGATCTTGTAATGGACGTTACAAATCGCTATCAAGTTTTGGAGTCTCTTGAAAAAAACGAAGTAGATTTTGCGTTGGTTTCGGTTTTACCAGACAACTTAAAAGTTGAGAAAATAACCCTTATGGAAAATAAATTATTTCTCGTGGCAAACCCAGAATTAGCCAAACCAATTTTAAAAGATAAAAGAAAAACGTTCGAAAATTTACCGTGGATTTA comes from Aequorivita sublithincola DSM 14238 and encodes:
- a CDS encoding DUF1223 domain-containing protein, coding for MKSLAQLLIFPLLFGMCFFNNESDKSLGTVEKNTKISGNKPFAIVQLFTSQGCSSCPSADVLLEKVEKEYEGKNVFVLSYHVDYWNRLGWKDVFSKKDFSDMQYSYSGKFGGSNVYTPQAVVNGDVHFVGSSEAKMNGYLSKFLKLNAENTILLSNVKQNGDQITFNYKIEGTISGKDLKVALAIEKKETNVKRGENSGRKLSSVNIVVEQLEIPLTETEGRGSIIIPGLVENGDPLTLIGFTQSKNFDITAATQQKI
- a CDS encoding DUF4159 domain-containing protein → MRKTLFTILCFAFIGSISAQEIALLQYGGGGDWYANPTSLPNLTKFCNEHINTAIKAKPATVTPGSVDIFDYPFVYMTGHGNVFFSSEEAENLRNYLMSGGFLHIDDNYGMDEYIRKEIVKIFPNKELKELPANYPMFSYFYKFPQGMPKIHEHDGGPPLSFGIFVDDRLVLLYTFETDLGDGWENPEVHNDPQEVRLKALQMGANIVKYVFEN
- a CDS encoding AI-2E family transporter, yielding MKITAKAITLGILRALAVMLGIFVLVWFLYKIQALILYIGLALVLSLIGLPVVLFLRRRFKFGNTLSSVVTLLLIIFTFSLVLKIFVPIVIEQGKHISQIDFEQVKRDLNELNVQASDYLGVDHFQLVEAIKRSSYVQNANVEIIPSFIDIFFSNIGSTVVGIFSVLFISFFLLKDEYLLARAVLSFAKNENEQKFKRILIKIKELLSRYFIGLLLQIFILALFYSVLLLYLDVTDAVAVALICAFLNIVPYLGPLIGWGLMLLVIVSNNLGADFSSGLLPLLIIASIGYAIAQLFDNFISQPVIFGHSVRSHPLEIFLSILVGGYLFGIPGMILAVPTYTALKVIAQEFLSEYKVVKRLTKNL
- a CDS encoding THUMP-like domain-containing protein, with the protein product MFNKALLNSEVQGFIRNFEGELSKLAFAGSPFEEISVQELMQQIESRKKTEKKLPTWFKTPNILYPPKLNLEQTSSEITAKYKASLVKGKSFADITGGFGVDSFFFAEKFSSVHHFETNETLSEIAKHNFEVFKRQVTCSSEDGLKAVLKTNCDVIYADPSRRHDSKGKVFFLKDCQPNIPENISELLNQCNQFLLKTSPMLDISIGLNELKHVSEIHIVAVENEVKELLWLLQKDASNSPKIKTINFTKTENETFDFNLNETTAANYSLPQKYLFEPNAAILKSGAFDLVSEKLKVNKLHKNTHLYTKDTLIDFPGRRFRIEETVPYTKSETRSAIKLKKANVATRNFPESVEALRKKWKLSDGGNVYLFFVTNLEDKKVMLVCSKI
- a CDS encoding LysR substrate-binding domain-containing protein translates to MNYTLNQLNIFLKITEFKSITKAAEALYLTQPAVSIQLKNFQDQFEIPLTEVIGRQLYVTNFGEEIAEAAKRILAEVETMKHKGPAFKGQLTGRLTIAVVSTGKYVMPFFLSSFLKQHNGVDLVMDVTNRYQVLESLEKNEVDFALVSVLPDNLKVEKITLMENKLFLVANPELAKPILKDKRKTFENLPWIYREEGSATRQSMERFIANKQIKIYKKTQLTSNEAVKQAVLAGLGFSIMPLIGLKNELNKNEIEIVPVKGLPIKTAWNLIWLKGKKFSPAALAYLDFLTNNIDEVINTNYKWLEDY